A DNA window from Robbsia sp. KACC 23696 contains the following coding sequences:
- a CDS encoding ABC transporter substrate-binding protein: protein MLVAGAFLVCAAQSAVVHAEDKVSVRLRWLPQAQFAGYYVAKAKGFYKDAGLDVTINPGGPNINVETLVGSNADTFGVGGGADAQMFAREKGLPLVVIGMMLQQSPHVFVVRAKSGIKTLADFKGKKVSTWFTGAQYTLYAMLATQKLTASDLTMVPQAASMSPFINGDFDVATATRYNEFVTLQEDGINDLTVFKPSDYGVTAVADSIVVSETYLKEHRKESQAFLDATLKGWAYAFAHRKEAIDIVMAQSPGLKRPHQEAMLDQYATLALGGKDGKSGIGEVDMSVVDTIQQRLLTYKALKAPVDLNKAFDPTLWQQVPAADKSL, encoded by the coding sequence ATGCTGGTTGCAGGGGCCTTTTTGGTATGCGCGGCGCAGTCCGCGGTAGTCCATGCGGAAGATAAAGTGTCGGTGCGTTTGCGCTGGCTACCGCAGGCGCAGTTCGCGGGCTACTACGTTGCAAAGGCCAAGGGCTTCTATAAGGACGCAGGCCTCGACGTCACGATCAATCCCGGCGGTCCCAATATCAATGTGGAAACATTGGTGGGATCGAACGCCGATACCTTCGGTGTAGGCGGCGGCGCCGATGCACAGATGTTCGCCCGCGAAAAAGGGCTGCCCTTGGTCGTGATCGGCATGATGCTCCAGCAAAGCCCCCACGTTTTCGTGGTGCGCGCGAAGTCGGGGATCAAGACCCTGGCGGACTTCAAGGGCAAGAAGGTTTCCACCTGGTTTACCGGCGCGCAATACACGCTCTATGCCATGCTCGCCACGCAGAAGTTGACGGCTTCGGATCTGACGATGGTGCCGCAGGCAGCGTCGATGTCGCCGTTTATCAACGGTGATTTCGATGTCGCCACAGCCACGCGATATAACGAATTCGTGACGCTGCAAGAAGACGGTATCAACGATCTCACCGTGTTCAAGCCGTCCGATTACGGTGTAACGGCGGTGGCGGATTCGATCGTCGTCTCGGAGACCTACCTGAAGGAGCATCGCAAGGAGTCGCAGGCGTTTCTCGATGCCACGTTGAAGGGATGGGCTTACGCCTTCGCGCATCGTAAGGAAGCGATCGATATCGTCATGGCGCAGTCGCCCGGCCTCAAGCGACCGCACCAGGAAGCGATGCTCGACCAGTACGCGACGCTCGCGTTGGGCGGCAAGGATGGCAAGAGCGGCATCGGTGAGGTCGATATGAGCGTGGTCGATACGATCCAGCAGCGGCTGCTGACCTACAAGGCCCTGAAAGCACCTGTCGATTTGAACAAGGCATTCGACCCGACGCTCTGGCAGCAGGTCCCGGCCGCAGACAAATCGCTGTGA
- a CDS encoding Ldh family oxidoreductase: MDSLPNETKPASTAGATRHDVLPNDQDSVSLTLDAVQALAERVLTTNGMSTSQAAAMARTLVAGQRDDCQSHGLYRLFAVAHTLRHGAVRGDALPSVEDATAALVRVDAGFGFSPLAFEQGLPLLIEKARRTGIAAMAIHNCYHVSALWPEVEALAAAGLAGLSMTPAHDWVAPAGGTRPVFGTNPIAFAWPRPGPFPYVFDFATSAIARGDIELHRQAGKKIPLDWAIDAQGRPTDDPAAALEGAMQTFGGHKGSALATMIELLAGPLMGELTSIESAKRDGGVGAVPCHGELILAFDPTVFSGASREAGDAYAETMFARITDQGARLPSQRRFAARERAIAEGVVHMSRARYEAVLGLLPPGTSSAPEDASAT, encoded by the coding sequence ATGGACTCTCTCCCGAACGAAACGAAGCCTGCCAGTACGGCTGGCGCCACACGCCATGACGTTTTGCCGAACGATCAAGACAGCGTGTCCTTGACGCTGGACGCGGTTCAGGCACTCGCCGAGCGAGTCTTGACCACCAACGGCATGAGCACCTCGCAGGCGGCCGCCATGGCCCGCACGCTGGTGGCGGGTCAACGTGATGACTGCCAGTCTCACGGTCTCTATCGCCTGTTCGCCGTCGCCCATACACTGCGTCACGGCGCCGTACGTGGCGACGCGCTGCCCTCGGTGGAGGACGCGACTGCGGCGCTCGTGCGCGTGGATGCCGGCTTCGGCTTCTCGCCGCTGGCCTTTGAGCAGGGACTGCCCCTGTTGATCGAGAAAGCGCGCCGCACGGGTATCGCGGCGATGGCGATCCACAATTGCTACCATGTGTCGGCGCTATGGCCGGAAGTCGAAGCGCTCGCCGCTGCCGGTCTCGCCGGATTGTCGATGACGCCGGCACACGATTGGGTAGCGCCGGCTGGCGGGACACGCCCGGTCTTCGGCACGAACCCCATCGCCTTTGCCTGGCCGCGACCCGGACCGTTTCCGTATGTGTTCGATTTCGCCACGTCGGCGATCGCGCGGGGTGACATCGAACTGCACCGTCAGGCGGGCAAGAAAATCCCGCTCGACTGGGCGATCGATGCACAGGGTCGCCCGACCGACGATCCCGCTGCGGCCCTGGAGGGTGCGATGCAGACCTTCGGCGGCCATAAAGGCTCGGCCTTGGCGACGATGATCGAATTATTGGCTGGGCCGTTGATGGGCGAGTTGACGTCGATCGAATCGGCGAAACGCGACGGCGGCGTCGGCGCCGTGCCCTGTCATGGCGAGTTAATCCTGGCGTTCGACCCCACGGTATTCAGTGGGGCGTCGCGCGAGGCCGGCGATGCGTATGCCGAAACGATGTTCGCGCGCATCACGGATCAGGGGGCGAGATTACCGTCGCAACGACGATTCGCAGCCCGTGAGCGCGCCATCGCCGAGGGCGTCGTGCATATGTCACGGGCGCGATACGAGGCGGTTCTGGGACTGCTGCCGCCGGGCACCTCGTCCGCTCCGGAAGATGCTAGCGCCACCTGA